From the genome of Ectobacillus sp. JY-23, one region includes:
- a CDS encoding YhcN/YlaJ family sporulation lipoprotein produces the protein MRKYLFPALTGLLLLSACQMNNAAEMKPQNAIPEDQGGSVLLSNKKDIYEQRSMNGKLDYNTTKLGYSRQQKSNLTGANDTSRVAYVNRENLANIITDMEVKLPDVTDAATLVTDDEIFVSYRANTTDPKLVADQVKKTALSVVPSYYHVYVSDDTKIMSQMEGLKSGRLTDKEYAGTVDMLIREMQKNPHINNQQDDMMHTKMK, from the coding sequence TTGCGAAAATACTTGTTTCCAGCACTCACTGGTTTATTATTGCTCAGCGCCTGCCAAATGAACAATGCTGCTGAAATGAAGCCGCAAAATGCAATTCCAGAAGACCAAGGCGGTAGCGTGCTGCTGTCCAATAAAAAGGATATTTATGAGCAGCGCTCCATGAATGGAAAGCTGGATTACAATACAACAAAGCTTGGCTATTCTCGTCAGCAAAAAAGCAACCTAACAGGTGCTAACGATACAAGCCGCGTCGCTTACGTCAACCGTGAAAATTTAGCTAATATCATTACAGATATGGAAGTAAAATTGCCAGACGTCACGGATGCCGCTACACTTGTAACAGATGATGAGATATTTGTCTCATACCGCGCCAATACGACAGATCCAAAGCTAGTTGCAGATCAAGTGAAAAAAACAGCGCTCTCCGTTGTGCCTAGCTACTATCATGTCTACGTTTCCGATGATACAAAAATCATGTCTCAAATGGAAGGCTTGAAGTCAGGCCGTTTAACGGATAAAGAGTACGCGGGAACTGTGGATATGTTAATTCGTGAGATGCAAAAGAATCCACATATCAACAACCAACAGGACGATATGATGCACACCAAGATGAAATAG
- the lipA gene encoding lipoyl synthase produces MSGDMIKWRKWNELILKCGVINMTKTTEHIRKPEWLKIKLNTNENYNDLKRMMRSKKLHTVCEEAKCPNIHECWAVRRTATFMILGDICTRACRFCAVKTGLPTELDLQEPERVADSVVDMNLKHVVITAVARDDLKDGGAGVFAETVRAVRRKNPFTSIEVLPSDMGGVYENLKMLMDARPDILNHNIETVRRLSDRVRARAKYERSLEFLRRAKEMQPDIPTKSSIMIGLGETKEEIIEAMDDLRANHVDILTLGQYLQPSKKHLPVVKYWSPAEFAELKEIALSKGFSHCEAGPLVRSSYHADEQVKSAQENVKAN; encoded by the coding sequence ATTTCGGGAGATATGATAAAGTGGAGAAAGTGGAACGAGCTTATTTTAAAGTGCGGAGTGATTAACATGACAAAGACAACCGAGCATATACGCAAACCAGAGTGGTTGAAAATTAAGTTGAACACGAACGAAAACTATAATGACTTAAAGCGCATGATGCGCTCTAAAAAGCTGCACACCGTGTGTGAAGAAGCAAAGTGCCCGAACATTCACGAATGCTGGGCGGTTAGACGTACTGCGACATTTATGATTTTAGGGGATATTTGTACGCGTGCCTGCCGCTTCTGTGCGGTTAAAACCGGCTTACCAACGGAACTTGATTTACAAGAGCCAGAGCGCGTTGCAGATTCTGTTGTAGACATGAATCTAAAGCATGTTGTTATTACAGCAGTGGCACGTGACGATTTAAAAGACGGCGGTGCAGGTGTATTCGCTGAAACAGTACGTGCAGTACGACGTAAAAATCCATTCACATCCATTGAAGTTTTGCCATCGGATATGGGAGGGGTATATGAAAATTTAAAAATGTTGATGGATGCACGTCCTGATATTTTAAACCATAACATCGAGACGGTTCGTCGCCTTTCCGACCGTGTTCGCGCAAGAGCGAAGTACGAGCGCTCACTTGAATTCTTGCGCCGTGCAAAAGAAATGCAGCCAGACATTCCTACAAAATCAAGCATTATGATTGGTCTTGGTGAAACGAAAGAAGAAATTATTGAAGCGATGGATGACCTTCGCGCAAATCATGTAGATATCTTAACACTTGGACAATATTTACAGCCTTCTAAAAAGCATCTACCGGTTGTGAAGTATTGGTCTCCAGCCGAATTTGCAGAATTGAAGGAAATTGCATTAAGCAAAGGCTTCAGCCACTGTGAAGCGGGTCCATTGGTACGTTCTTCCTACCATGCAGATGAACAAGTAAAATCGGCACAAGAAAACGTTAAAGCAAACTAA